In the Burkholderia cenocepacia genome, one interval contains:
- the cynS gene encoding cyanase, whose product MIQSQHSQTARHALAETVVLAKARKNLSFAQLTEGTGLSEAFVTAALLGQHALPADAARVVADKLGLDDDAVLLLQMIPLRGSIDDRVPTDPTIYRFYEILQVYGTTLKALVHEKFGDGIISAINFRLDVKKVDDPEGGSRAVITLDGKYLPTKPF is encoded by the coding sequence ATGATCCAGTCCCAGCACAGTCAGACGGCGCGCCACGCGCTGGCGGAAACCGTCGTGCTCGCGAAGGCGCGCAAGAACCTGTCGTTCGCGCAGCTCACCGAAGGCACGGGCCTGAGCGAAGCGTTCGTCACGGCCGCGCTGCTCGGGCAACATGCGCTGCCGGCCGACGCGGCGCGCGTCGTCGCCGACAAGCTCGGCCTCGACGACGACGCGGTGCTGCTGCTGCAAATGATCCCGCTGCGCGGCAGCATCGACGATCGTGTGCCGACCGATCCGACCATCTACCGTTTCTACGAAATACTGCAGGTGTACGGCACGACGCTGAAGGCGCTCGTTCACGAGAAGTTCGGCGACGGCATCATCAGCGCGATCAATTTCCGGCTCGACGTGAAGAAGGTCGACGATCCGGAAGGCGGTTCGCGTGCGGTGATCACGCTCGACGGCAAGTACCTGCCGACCAAGCCGTTCTGA
- a CDS encoding carbonic anhydrase: MKDIIEGFLKFQRDAYPARAALFRDLARSQNPRALFISCSDSRLVPELVTQREPGDLFVIRNAGNIVPSYGPEPGGVSASVEYAVAALRVTDVVICGHSDCGAMTAIATCQCMDHMPAVGHWLRYADSARVVNEARMHRSERERIDSMVRENVVAQLANLKTHPAVRLALEEGRLALHGWVYDIESGCIDAYDGASGRFVPLADHPGVRATPATLPVAA, translated from the coding sequence ATGAAGGACATCATCGAAGGCTTCCTGAAGTTCCAGCGCGACGCCTATCCGGCGCGCGCCGCGCTGTTCCGTGATCTCGCACGTAGCCAGAATCCGCGGGCGCTGTTCATCTCGTGCTCGGATAGCCGGCTCGTGCCGGAGCTCGTCACGCAGCGCGAGCCGGGCGACCTGTTCGTGATCCGCAACGCGGGCAACATCGTGCCGTCGTACGGCCCGGAGCCGGGCGGCGTGTCGGCGTCGGTCGAATATGCGGTCGCCGCGCTGCGCGTGACCGACGTCGTGATCTGCGGGCATTCCGATTGCGGCGCGATGACCGCGATTGCGACCTGCCAGTGCATGGACCACATGCCGGCCGTCGGCCACTGGCTGCGCTATGCCGATTCGGCACGGGTCGTGAACGAGGCGCGCATGCATCGCAGCGAGCGCGAACGGATCGACTCGATGGTGCGCGAGAACGTCGTCGCGCAACTGGCCAACCTGAAGACGCATCCCGCCGTGCGGCTCGCGCTCGAGGAAGGGCGTCTCGCGCTGCACGGCTGGGTCTACGACATCGAATCGGGCTGCATCGACGCCTACGACGGCGCGAGCGGCCGGTTCGTTCCCCTTGCGGACCATCCCGGCGTCCGTGCAACCCCCGCGACACTCCCCGTCGCGGCCTGA